TCCATCCGCCACATTGATAACCTAAGTTATCAGCATGGCTACCAGCAACCAAAATTTTAGAAACTTTCTTAGGAAGAGGTAACAATGGGTTGTTAGCAGTTTTCCCATTCTTCAGCAGCACAAGAGATTTCCGCACAGCTTCTCTTGCTAAGTTCCTGTGTTCCTGATCAAAAACCACGGGTTATTATAACCACAAGAGCTCAATTTCCCGATTCAAACAGTTCATAAATGATAAATCTCAAACAACAGACACATAGGCCCCAAAGGGAAGTTAAGTGGAAAGGGTCTTCAGCAGGGGCGGAGGCCCGGTGCAGCTTACTTGTTCGGCAGAACCCAATAGCTTTGGCCCAGACTCTGTATTTATGTTAAAAAATCTACTTAATATGCATAAATAATTTATCCAGAACCCGATGTCGTTTCTAAAATCCAGAActcataaactcaaaattctaAGCTCTTCCCCTGGACTCTTGAGGGATTACATAAGGGTCACCAGATCAAGTACATATCCTTCAAGTAGGGGCAAGGATTAGCCAAACAAACGACTAAACAAAGGCCATATACATGGCATGCACTGACATTGTAAATGAGGCTTGAAATGTAAAGTATCATGTGTTAGTGACCTACCTGGCTCCCTACCTCGTTGATCAGGCTGAAATCAGCGTAGGGGTCCTCAAAAAGTCCCATGGTAAATTTAACTGACAAAATCCTCTCCACTGCATCATCAATACGATCCGTTGGGACAAAATTGTTCTTGACGAGGTAAGTGAGATCATTGATAAACTCGGTGAAATTATATGGGACCATAACCTGCAAATGACCAATTTGACATTTCCTAATTTAGCTTGAACCCCAAAAGATTTCTCAACACAATGCAGCTGAATATTAATTTGATATAGCTCTCTCAATGTCTCTTATGTACTAACAGCAGTTTTTAGAATTTAGCTGAAATATTGACACCGGTATAGGGAGGAAAAATCTTACCATGTCTACACCAGCTAGAATGCTAGTCTCAACTGAATAAGTGTAGTTGTCATGAGATGGAGAGGTAAGCCTGTCAATACCTTGCCAATCTGAAATGACAAAACCCTGgtagattatcaacaccaatcaGTGAAATCACTCCAAATGATCGAATTAATGCTCCACGAGAAACTATAAGTGATGCAACAAGTTGGCATGAGACAAGTGCATGAAATATCACAGTTCCACAGTTCTATAATTCTCATATGTGTAATAACCAGCCGCTTTTATTCCATTTTTACGGAGGAAAGGTCTGCAAGTAACCAAGCTTCCATACTGACCACTAAGGTTTATCTAATCTTCGTATCATTTTTAAGAACATTACCTTGAACTTGAGTGTTCCCTTGAGAAAACCAGTAATTAGATCATGATTTGCATGCATCTTTCTGCCATTCCAGCTAGAATAAGAAGCCATAACTGTGGCAACACCTTTGTTAACTGAGTCGTAGTAGCCGGGCATGTGGATACTTAGCAACTCGTGCATGTTAGTCACGGTGTTATTCTCATTAACACCCTTAGTTGTGCCCCCATCACCAACAAAGTGCTTTGCACAAGCAGCCACCTTTTTCCTGAAAATTGGAAGAGTTGGAGGATTACTCAAGGGCAATCCATTCTACAAgcaaaatttaatttaattaccCAAGAATCATTATCAAAATGTAAATCTAAGATCTAACTGATTCATAAAAGGCTCATCAAAGAATTGATAATAACTACAAAAAAGCGGAAAACAGCATTAGCAAAAAACCATCTCATATTGGACTTTCATTGCGCTCTAATGATAACAAGCAACTAAAAAGAGCAGTAAAGGTTCTCATTATTTAAACTTAGATTTGACAATTCTTTGCACCATGATGAGGAAGATGACTGTAAATATTAGTTTTAACTTTCAAAGTGCACCATATTAAACAATAAGCATGAAATTGCCTTCAAAGTTTCCATACTTTCCATCAACATAAGGTATGCCCTTCCTCGAACCATTGGGAATCTCGCCTTGTAACCCATTTATAATATCTGTCATTTCTTGAACAATCTTGGGATCTTCACTATAACTTTCATAACAGCGACCCCACCTAGGATCTCTGCAAACCTGCCCGTTTAAACAATAACCTCAAAGTTTACAATTTGAAGTGAAAAGAATGTCATTATTTGTGATAAGATAAATTAGAAAGTCAATCATCAATCTGATTGTATCACCTACAGCGATGCAAGGAGCAAATACATAAGGAATCCCTGTAGCTCTGACTTCAAGAGCAGTAGCATCACCAATCCTTCGCATGAGTTCAGGGTCCCTGAAGTATAGATATTCAGTATAAAATTCAGATAAGGCCaacatcttttttctttttagcaAGCAAGAGGGTAAGGCCGACATCATGTCACATTGGACTGGGGAAAATTtctaaaaatgcaaaaataacCGTAGATAATATCAACAAGAGTTTTTGAACATACAATACATTCATATTTCCAAGATACTTACCATAACCACACAGTTACTGGGCTTAAGCTATATAATTTGCAATATATCTTGAAAACTGATGTCCTTTAAAAGATCTGTCTATTAATAGCCAACATATCACTGATCACAATGTTATCTTTGCAAATGAATGACTAAACTTTATCAAGAAATAAATGCCTCTCCCCCTCCCAAGgcggtagggataaggtctgcatacacactaccctccccagaccccacttgtgggattacactgggtatgttaatTGTtgttttcaagaaaagaaaaatgaagcTTGATATAGCTAACGAAAGATTTCTTGGTAGTACACTTAGATAACAAATTAATAGTCCAGATGAGAACACATGCTCTATAAACCAGCAAAGAACATACAATATAAGTTTAATATGTCAACAATCAGCAGAAATTATTTTGTACTTGACGAAAATATCCATGTAAAATTTCCTTACCTAGCAGCTCCAAGACCAATGTTATGTGGAAATATGGTGGCATTGAAAACATTGTTGTGTCCATGAACGGCATCGATCCCATATATCATTGGAATCGCAAGGCGAGTTGACATAGAACCATTTTGGCAGTCATTCACCATATTAACCCAATCTGCAGCAGTAGCTTTCGGAAGTGGAGTACTTCCCCCACCGCTTAATACACTCCCTAAATCAGAATAACCATACATAAACTTCAATTCTCTGTTTGCCATGCTGACAAGATATTTTGAACATAAGTGGAGGGCCTCTGATTGGGATTTGATCCTACATCTAAATTTACAAAACAAGGTGTAATAACAATCTATCTCTTCTTTAGTTTATTGTCATTTAAATGGGGTATTTAGAAAATGTTATTACTTGGTTGTTAGAACATAATCCTGAGTTCATGTTTCTTTGTTAATTACTGCTTCATTACATGCCATTTCTTTGTTGAATTATCATATCAGAATTTGAGGACAAGAAACATTGCACGTTTTGCACTTGATTTGCACTTAATGGTCATTTCTCCAAGCACTTGATTTGCAGTTAACGATCATTTCTTCCAATTTAGCCAAGACTGATGTATAACAAAAAGTTGTTGTGAACATGCTTTGAAACTCCATAGACAGCCTTATCTCTTGGCGTACTCTGGATAATTTAAACTTTCAAGAAGGAACTGAATAAGTTTCGGTCAACTTCCTTTATCAGTGAAAAGAGAAATTCGTTTTAGCTCAATTTCCTTTCCTTCGCTGGTTCTTCATTTCAGCTCTTTTGCATACTCTTTCTACTTATTTCTGGTGCCATTCGATATTGCATTTCCTGATATTGTCACTCTGAGTACCATGAATACTCATAAACTTTTTTTCTTGCAGGTGCTCACAGCTATTAAAATGACATTATCGAATCTCCAACTATTTAATTGAATCTCCAAGGAAATATGTGCTAGTAACAAATCATGATCAAGAGATACAAAAAAAGCAGAAAAACTAGAAAATATATAAAGGGCACTACTATATGGATGTGAAATGTTCCTTATCAAAATATATAGATGCGAAATTCCAATGTTTTTTTTTATCACAAAGATGGGGATTTAAACTTCAATTTCACATAACAATTTACTTCAACCTCACATTATCCAACCTATAAGAAAAGTAGCACACAGCAACtaacaaagcaaataaaaaaaattaaaaaaaaaactaaacaaaTACGCAAATGATACTAGTAGTACCGGTGGCGGAGCCACATTGAAGCAAGGGGGTTCATATGATACCTCTTGCTCAAGAAATTTACTTTATTATATATGTAAGTTACACGTCAAAAATGATAAAATGCACGATAAATACAAGGGTTGAATCCCCTTAACTTCAGGGGCGGATTTAAAGAGGGCTGaggaacaccctcggcaaaaagttacagtgtatatatagggtaaattttctgtgtttatgtgcatatattagcttttgaacaccctgaataaattatatttagcttctttttttttccaaaccCCCTGAATGAAAATCGTGAATCCGCCACTGCTTAACTTGAAACACAAGCCTGATATAGTCCATTTTTATAAAAGTTGAACCCCCTTAATGAAATCTCTGGCTCCACCACTTTATACTACTCCTAAATAGACGTGAGATGTAACTGACGTAGTGGTCCAAGTAAACAGGGCTTACTACTTCAAGCTCACAAAACAATCTTCTTTAGACTGACATTATCAAATGTCCAAAAAATTACTCCATAAAAACAAACTACAAAGAAAATTTACAAACATGGAAACTATAGTACTGTACAGATTTGAAAATGTTACCAATAAAGTAGTCTCTCATGATTTGAATTGTAGCAACAGTCCTATCAATCTGAATCATCTGACCAATCTTTTCTTCAAGTGTCATTCGACCAAGAAGATCTTTAACTCTAACCCCAACTGCTTGTTTTGAGTCCTTGTACTTCATATACTTGTCAGCCATTGCAATCTTGCTACTGCAGCTCCACCATAACAGCAAAGTCACAACCCACCAAACCCAACTTTTCCTACCCATTTTTGAACTCTTCAGTACAATTATAACATATAGAAAACGTTGTTTTTTTAAGATGGTGCTTGGAATTTGATTGAATACCCAAGAAAATGTAGGGTAAAGGGTGCAAGAAAATACAGGATCTTGAAGGTTTTAGTGAAAGAATACAGTGGGCAAATTAAGCAGAGAGATAAGACAGTGCTGTTTTTTTTTGTGGCAAAAGGTGGGGTCTAGTAGTAGCTGAGACTTGAGATATTCTTTGGGAAGTTACAAAGTCAGTTATTACTCCAAGAATATTTTGCTCCTCCACGGCTCTGCCCGCTGGCACTTTTCTTTTTTGGTGCGTCGGTGATCGCATTGAAGCTCGATTATTATATCCAATTCGATACTCGCACCAAAGTCTGACTATATTTGAATTAGAGCGCGTAAGGTTCATTTGGAGGAAGCGCTCGCTGTGAAGAATTACTCGAGCCTGAAATCTCTGATTAAGAGCGGAGTAGCTCACTCTCTGCCCCCACATCATTTGTTTAGCCGCCTGCACTTCACTCGTTTAATTCTCATAAGTCATAAATATGTACCACTAGGTAGTTGTGGAAATTATGATACATCAATCATTTAAGTCAATCATTTATGGGGTAACTAATAATGAATGAATTACTATATAGTCATGAATTATCTAAGGGGTAAGTAATAATGAATGAATTATTATACAGTGATTAGATAATGAATAAACTGTTGTACTTATTAAATGATTCATTTACTCTAATAATAAGGTATTTTAAAAATTTGAATTATTTAATTCATGAATTGTTAGCGTATTATTATTTCACactttattaaaaataatatataagttattgcataacttaatataagtaTTATTTAGTATTCCTAATCAAATCCTGCATTAGTTATCCGACGATTATTTTTTCATATGACCGCCAGTGTATCATCTTATGCGAAATCTTATGGTTACAATCAACTAGTGCACTATCTTATACGAAGTTTTATGATTATGACCAACTGATGTATTATCTTGTACGAAATTTTATGGTGGATTATATATGTTTTAGTTAAATCACACAtttcttttcttaaaaaaaagaTGTGAGGATTTCGAGAAAGACATTTTCATGTGGCATTTAAAGCTTTGTACGGACTAGCTTGTGGTAACCATTCAGTTGAACCAAAAGTATGTTCTTTgttaaagaaaaaagaaaaaagaaaaaaaaaggtagattatgcatatatattttaataatttgcttttttcagaaaaaagaaagagaaatgcAATTAAGATTTGTAAGGAATATAAAGCAATAGACTTCAGTTAATTTTCTCGGTCCAGATTTGTGAGTGTTAATATTTTGGGAGTCAAATAATTTTTGCTTTTGATTATGGtttctctttttatatttggATTAATTATTTTTGAAAAACTTGAAGAATGTATACTCAAATTCACGTTAGAAATTGTGTATTTTGACTCTTCTGCACCGAACTCCTTCACCTAAATTGGGGGTAGAGAGTGGAATTGCTTGTTCTGTCGAACTAGTATTGTACTTACCCCTCCTTGggctctctcttttttttttttttttttttgtggcaaGCACCCCAAAATTGAGCCTTTTTTTGGTTGTTTGTATTTAATGAATAATTAGAGTTGTTTGGCTATTAAGAAAACTCGGATCTCTTCTTTAACCTTACCTTAGGTTCATGTGACTATTCATAAAAAGTAAAATATGAAATAACAGTTGAAATTTACCCAAACTAAAATATCACCCCTCAAGGTTTATAATTCTCTCTGAAAagtctcacacacacacacaaagacACACAGAGAGAACAGCAGATTCCAAGTAATCATTGTCTACATGGTTAGTAACCAAACTACTGGTAAGATATAGTATTTGTTATTCTACTGTCCAGAAAGAATCAAGTGGATCCTCATTTTGTTGTTAAGCATACAGAAACAACTTAAAACATCACATGATTGTACATAAGTTTTGCCCTGAATCTATTTGCAAAACCTAACTTCCTTCTTCACCCCTACTTGAAACTTCTTCATTTTCCTTTAACTTCGATTCATCACACTCAAGAGACTGTGAAAGTACTGAACTTGAGTCCTCCGGACCGTCTTTCTGCTTCTCATCGATTGGCTCTCCTGCTGAGGCAGCTTTGGATTCGGTATTGAATTCAAATTCAGGTTGTTGAACTTGTCCTTGATAATTGGGCAACGGTGGAGATGGATTGTCAATGTCTGATCCTTTAGCAAGGCAAACATACTTGATAACTAGGCGCTTGTAATTGGTTAGTAGTTCTTCGATATCACCCACTGTTAGGTCACCAGCCTGGGAATATAGGTAGGGGAAACTTTGAAACACTTGGCTGACGCTATCCTCCTTCATGAGCATACTAGCCCCTCTGTTTTCTAGATCCGAGAGTGAAGGAATCTTTTCGATTGTTGACTGACTTTTCACATACTGATCCTCATTCTTGGGTTTTGTTTCTGTTGATGCAACCGAGAAATTTGGCTGTGTGGCGGTGCTTGGAGGCCTATTTGACCTAAAACTTAGTTTGCCCTCAGAAGTGTCTGCACCGGGAACAGGTCCAGCGTTCTGATCACTCTGGTCCAGTACATTGTTGTCGGCTGAAAGATCAGAAAGCAGTGCTCGAGCAGACTCCATATTTGTTTCAAACTCAGTCTCATCCATAGAGAGAGCTTGTGCATCAATATTCAAAATGAAAGATTCTGCAGAAAGAATGTTTGTGAAGAAGTATGCCGCTTCAGAAACCAAACGAGTTTGCCGCCTAAACCTTTGTATATACAATAGATTTGAGTGCAGCTGGGGGGGGTTAGCCTGATTGTGACACAAAATAACACACGAGAAATGTGTAAAATTAGAATACGGGAGCAGAAAGAATTTCGATCATTCTTCAGTATTGAAAAGAACAAGGAACTAAAACAAGCTTCTAGTTCTCCATTTAAACAATTTCATCTACAAAACAAATAAAGGTTTACAGTACTAGTAGTCATGGGTATAGAGATGGGATAAAAGAAAAATCGCATCAGATTAATAAATGGAGGACTATGGATCGGATTATGCTGCAGGGATTTGGAAGGACGGTGCGTGCGAGGAGTTGAGAATATTCCACACATGTTCATCAAATCAAGGATTTTGTTGAGAATCTAACTGAGATTAAAGTTCACTTCTTTTTTGTTTCTGTGGGACAATTATAATGTTATAGTTCATATAATGTTAGCCCAATTCAAAAGTAATATGCAAGATAATTGGGGGATGAAAAGTTCAAGATATTAGGGGGTTTAAAGTGGGTGATGAGACGATGCTCGGAAAGAGAAAAGTTCAATAATGGATTCTTTGGCCACTTACCTGGATGTCTCCCTTTCGGATGCATTCAGTGTTCACGAATGccaacataaaaaaaataagaatgtTTCTTCTTTTTCATTCCTTAGAAAAGAAATAAAATCTCTCCTGTTAGTCAGCTTGGGCAAAATAATCCAAGACTAATCAGTTGTACCAGCAATCCCTTCCCTAATTCATGTACCAGAGTTGGACTACTATCCAGGCAAATATTGTTCGGTGTTATTAGATCTCTAGTGCTGAAATTAATTGCCCTACAGGGAAATCAATACAGTAGAGTAGCCCATAGAAGCCACAGAAGATGAGCAAAGAGTTAAGGAATTATATGCAGTTGGGAAATCCCCAGTCTGATAATCGTGATAGAAAAGGCAATAACTTTGTCCAAAACTGAAAAGAACTCGAGCGAATATAATATATAGATTCTGATAATACTCCCAAGCAAAAACATTAAGCACGAGCTGCATTGAAGTCTTAAGAGTTCTGAGTAGGATTGAAGATAATACTCCTCGGACGTCCCCTCGTTGCAGGAAAAGAATTAATACCACTTGTTTTGTTTCACAAAGGCAGAAGCAAATACTGCAATATAGTCATGTTTTCTGTAGATCATTGGTGATGAAAAGGCCGACCACTGTTTGAAATTTATTTCATGGTTCACTTAAGTTCATCTACACGAATTTCGTGGGCGCATAGTAGAACACCACAATTCATCACCTAAAGGATTTGTCAGTTCTGAAGACTAATATATCAGATCAATGCAAATGAGCCGGCTTACCTTTATGGTGACATATATGAGAACTGGAAGAAAATCATCTGCTCCTGGAGGGTTTTCCTTTGCTGAAACAGAAGTCAAGAGGTTATTGATAACCTTGCAACAATTAAGAATGCACACAAGTTTGTCCCTTGGTGCCCTGTACATATTTATCTTTTGTAGCTCCTTCTGCGCGAGCTGTAAAAAATGTAGCATGTAGTAAAAGAGTTAGATATCTCATTTCAGAATGACATTCAAGAAAGATCTATGCTTATTTATGACAGGGTGAAAGATCTATGCTTATTTATGACAAGTTAGATATCTCATTGCAGAATGCTTATTTATAACATTCAAGAAAGATCTATGCTTATTTAGATATCTCAACATCACAACTCAAAAGAACAGACTAAGAAGACATTTCCATAAAGGAAGAAGTGTCCTTTGGTACTATGAAAATATTCTCTGAATTTGCATAATGCAAACGTTGATATGTTACTGTAAACTGACAACCATACCCATTAAAAACCCAGTTTACAAACTTCTGCAGCAAACCTCTGAAAATCTGGGTCCAAATTTCATCAACAAGCTACCAAGTTAGATGAAAAATATGAAAGTAATACAATTTTTTATAGATATCAATACCCGAAGTAATTGCCAGAGCAAACAGTGTCAATCTTGTCAAGGTGTAATATATGCACAAAGACAAGAAGGTTAGCTCTTCCTTGGTTATTTTTGTGAGTATACCCTTTTTCTTTTATCAGTTATTAGTATAATAAAATAGCTGTGCAAAAGACTATTTATTTGAAAACTACAACTGTTGAGCAGAACCAGAAATGTGTATTCTTCCAAAGTTTCAAGCACCGGTTGGgagaaaaaaattgtttctttcatCAGCAACACATACACCCACTAAGACACACGCGCATGCACATACACTATGTTGAATCCATTTCATAATATCAGAACAGAATCAATTAATGGATTCACCAGAAATGTACTTTTTACAGGGTTCACTTACCAACCATGATGATTCATTTTGAAATACTGGCTTGATATCCAAATTCTCAGGCCTAACAAATTGTTGAATCAAAGCAATTTTCTCATGAAGCTGTTCATCAACTTTCACATCTTCAGGAATTGAAGCAAATGTATGTGTAAATAGCTTTGTCATGACATACTTCTCAAGTCCCTGTTGTTTgaaataatatgaatatgagcaaACAAAGTACAAACAGCTCAGCAACAACTAAACTTATAATTAGTCGAGATGCAGCCTACAACCATAAAAAAGCATGAGTATAGAGAATGTGATATCCATGAATAAGACACAATACATTGATTCAATATGTTGGAGTAAATTTACCTGAGCCTTTTACTGAAAATGTATGACATATGTAAGCACGTTGAGATAAAAGGAAAAATGAGAGAATCAGAGTTGGTCGTTCTTGGCACATTACCAATAGCAACTTTAATTAAGACAGGAAAGAATACATTCAAGAAATCCTAAGTTTTTTGTTCCTTCAATGTTGAGATATCAGTggatgtttttttctttttgaaggaTATATGTGGAACTTCCTTCTGTTACTTACGCTTTTAAGATTTGATATTTATCATTATCATGGAGCAGCCTGAACCTTCAGTCAATTAAACATCAGCATGCAGATATCATAGGTTTGAAACTCGGTTGAGTATAGGCCCATTTCTCTAACATGTTCCACTTAAATTTCAGGCTTCTTGTTAGCAGCAGTGTTCGAACTTGTGACGTGCATCCTAGCGGCACATCCCCAGTTGTGTCCTTACTATTGAACCAAAGCCCTAGGGGCTTGTGGGGTTATGAGTTGATTTGTGGTGTTGGAAGGGAGGCTGGTAGGTTGATGCGAGAAGGATTTGAAATACAAATGAAAAAACAGACTGATAACATTCATGCTAAAGCCTTATTCAGCATATAGGTTTACTCACTTCACCAGCACTCTCCAACTCCTCCTCAGAACATCCAGCCCAAAGTGAATGAGCTCTGAATGCTGTTTCCATATTTCCGAGGAACTCCTGCACAGCTGCACTATCCCTCTCTGCTTCTGGAGCATTGTTCAGAAATGATACAATAAAACTGCAAAAGATTCCAGTTAGTAGTAACACTTCTCCTCGAATGGAAAATTTGAACTGATCAGATATGCAAATATCCAATTTGCAgtagtatatatatgattttaggttagttagtAGAAACCCAAAGTCCATGAATACATCCACCTAAGTGCTTTATAATCACAAAAGTGTGTGGAGAGATATTATGCTAAGATGACAAGCTGATTACAAGTTTCACATTACTAAGACAACCATTCCATTGCTATCCGCCTATCCCAATATATTCATTATTTATAGTCAATCTCCATTTTGAGTAGAAAACTCTCCATCAAATCCTTGAGGTACTTATTTGGGACTAAGGCGTAGTTATTGTACTAGGATAAAACCCAAGCAGCCACTTCATAAAACAAAGCATTCTTCAATTATGATTCTGAGCTACTCTACTGAGTTCATATCACTATCATCATATATACTTTTTGTCATTGCAATTCAAGTCCCAAGATCTATCTTCAAACATGTACTTTAAGCAAACATAAGAAATAAGTCACTATCAAACAGTGAACAAAATAAGTAAAAGAGCATAAGTAACTAGTCTTGTTTTCCCCAGTTAACTGGCCTAAGTTGACTTGGGCAATCAAAATCATCGAAATCCTATTATCCTAAATAGGTGCCTAATTTAATCTATGTAAATTTTCCTGAATTGCCTGAGGCACTCAAATCATCAATTAAACTATAAAATTAAGTAATATAATAGTGAAATTGATAGATACCTTTTGATGGATTTGACGAAATCAGCGGCAGCAGGATCACGCATGCGTTGAAGGAAATCATGCCACGTCAATGGTGCAGTTGACGTTCCTAGGACGTCGTTGTTCTCCATTTGAAGATCGACGGTGGAGACTCTCTCTATACTATACTATCAACAAACTGTGAATTGTGTATATAATGTACCTCAAGTCCACTACTCACTCTATGAAGAAGACGACAATGACGACAGAAGCTAAGCTCTGTGAACATGAAATTGGGCCCCCGAAATCAATTGGTAGTTGGGCTTACAATTCATTTGCTTGGGCCGAGTCATGGGTCATTTGTACGATTTTACTTCAAAGGCACTGATCTTTAAAGGGCATTTTACATAAATAGCAAACATTTGGGATTTAATCATATTTACGTTCTGTAGCAAATTAGCCCAGCTCCCACATGTgtattcaattttatttttttagctgtattcatgaatacaataattttttttccacTGTATTAAAAAATAACgatctgtattcataaattggcttgttgtattcatgaatacaacgagtaaaaactgaatacatatacaccaataattacacaaatacatcatatttttctatatttataCAATAGATATAGACGAAAAATACATTATAAAACATTCATACACCAAAAAATCAACAAATATGCCATATTtttcggtatgtatacaacaaatacaggcgGAAAATACTGTATACAACATAGATACGCCAAAGAATTAACAAAAACGTCATATTtttcggtatgtatacaacaaatacaaacgAAAAAAAATGTATACACGGTAAATATACAACAAAAATCTAGACTTTTtccagatctgaccggaaaaaaATTCCAACGAATACAACGACGACATTTTTTTTTTCGACGTAGATCTgagttttttcttcttctccgacATAGATCTGAGGTTCTCTTCCGGCGTACCCAGATCTATGACGGATCCGCTGGTCGGCGAAGCTCCGACGAAGTCCCTCCAATCTCCGCCGTCGCCACCACGAAGAATTCAAAATTGCAAATAGGAACCTGTCAACCCTAAAAGATCTCATTGTCATTATGATTAATaaaagtacagaaccttttgatACTTCTTTCTGTTCCTGAAAGATCTTCCTTCTTTTCTCAATCCAGTTTCAGATAAATATTCTTCTCTTTAATAAGACCAAAGGAACTGATAACTTCGGTTGTTGTGTATCCTATTTCCAGACTAGTAGCAGTAAcagtcattttttttatttgggcTTTAAATAGAAAATATAAGTGACGGTGGTGAAGGGGCACGGCAATCGCTGGAGCTCCAGCGGCGGCGGTGGCCGGCGGCGGAGCAGTGTCGAGAAGAGGGGGAAGAGAGATGGGAGGAATGGGTTGGGAGTGAATAATGTGATGAATATTatattttgtgtgtgtatatatatggttaCTAAATGttattaatacacaaatgtttgctatgagaagtaattaagttaaactatagctactaaatgttAATACCCACTATATGTTTGCTATGTCTTGGTGATCTTTAATCTTTGTCCTTAGCTAAAAATCCCTTGGTTTCGCATTCGAATacctgctcagtcaaaaaaaaatttaaaaaaatctcAAGGTAAATTTTTGGATTCGCAAGGATGCAAAACTCATA
The sequence above is a segment of the Lycium barbarum isolate Lr01 chromosome 6, ASM1917538v2, whole genome shotgun sequence genome. Coding sequences within it:
- the LOC132645322 gene encoding vacuolar protein sorting-associated protein 9A-like, which codes for MENNDVLGTSTAPLTWHDFLQRMRDPAAADFVKSIKSFIVSFLNNAPEAERDSAAVQEFLGNMETAFRAHSLWAGCSEEELESAGEGLEKYVMTKLFTHTFASIPEDVKVDEQLHEKIALIQQFVRPENLDIKPVFQNESSWLLAQKELQKINMYRAPRDKLVCILNCCKVINNLLTSVSAKENPPGADDFLPVLIYVTIKANPPQLHSNLLYIQRFRRQTRLVSEAAYFFTNILSAESFILNIDAQALSMDETEFETNMESARALLSDLSADNNVLDQSDQNAGPVPGADTSEGKLSFRSNRPPSTATQPNFSVASTETKPKNEDQYVKSQSTIEKIPSLSDLENRGASMLMKEDSVSQVFQSFPYLYSQAGDLTVGDIEELLTNYKRLVIKYVCLAKGSDIDNPSPPLPNYQGQVQQPEFEFNTESKAASAGEPIDEKQKDGPEDSSSVLSQSLECDESKLKENEEVSSRGEEGS
- the LOC132645320 gene encoding uncharacterized protein LOC132645320 isoform X2, encoding MGRKSWVWWVVTLLLWWSCSSKIAMADKYMKYKDSKQAVGVRVKDLLGRMTLEEKIGQMIQIDRTVATIQIMRDYFIGSVLSGGGSTPLPKATAADWVNMVNDCQNGSMSTRLAIPMIYGIDAVHGHNNVFNATIFPHNIGLGAARDPELMRRIGDATALEVRATGIPYVFAPCIAVCRDPRWGRCYESYSEDPKIVQEMTDIINGLQGEIPNGSRKGIPYVDGKKKVAACAKHFVGDGGTTKGVNENNTVTNMHELLSIHMPGYYDSVNKGVATVMASYSSWNGRKMHANHDLITGFLKGTLKFKGFVISDWQGIDRLTSPSHDNYTYSVETSILAGVDMVMVPYNFTEFINDLTYLVKNNFVPTDRIDDAVERILSVKFTMGLFEDPYADFSLINEEHRNLAREAVRKSLVLLKNGKTANNPLLPLPKKVSKILVAGSHADNLGYQCGGWTITWQGFSGNDLTRGTTILGAIKSAVDPGTEVIYVENPDSKYATSSGFDYAIVAVGEHTYAETAGDSPTLTMADPGPEVINNVCQSVKCVVIVISGRPLVIEPYLLSIDALVAAWLPGTEGQGITDLLFGDYGFTGKLPRTWFRTVDQLPMNVGDPHYDPLFPFGFGLTASKSTVTRSVSAGATGRPFVLGIMVSLIIGLYIQSILLN
- the LOC132645320 gene encoding uncharacterized protein LOC132645320 isoform X1, with the protein product MGRKSWVWWVVTLLLWWSCSSKIAMADKYMKYKDSKQAVGVRVKDLLGRMTLEEKIGQMIQIDRTVATIQIMRDYFIGSVLSGGGSTPLPKATAADWVNMVNDCQNGSMSTRLAIPMIYGIDAVHGHNNVFNATIFPHNIGLGAARDPELMRRIGDATALEVRATGIPYVFAPCIAVCRDPRWGRCYESYSEDPKIVQEMTDIINGLQGEIPNGSRKGIPYVDGKKKVAACAKHFVGDGGTTKGVNENNTVTNMHELLSIHMPGYYDSVNKGVATVMASYSSWNGRKMHANHDLITGFLKGTLKFKGFVISDWQGIDRLTSPSHDNYTYSVETSILAGVDMVMVPYNFTEFINDLTYLVKNNFVPTDRIDDAVERILSVKFTMGLFEDPYADFSLINEVGSQEHRNLAREAVRKSLVLLKNGKTANNPLLPLPKKVSKILVAGSHADNLGYQCGGWTITWQGFSGNDLTRGTTILGAIKSAVDPGTEVIYVENPDSKYATSSGFDYAIVAVGEHTYAETAGDSPTLTMADPGPEVINNVCQSVKCVVIVISGRPLVIEPYLLSIDALVAAWLPGTEGQGITDLLFGDYGFTGKLPRTWFRTVDQLPMNVGDPHYDPLFPFGFGLTASKSTVTRSVSAGATGRPFVLGIMVSLIIGLYIQSILLN